One genomic segment of Streptomyces liangshanensis includes these proteins:
- a CDS encoding aldose 1-epimerase, whose product MTSSEKSIRLTAGTAELTIDPENGCRISGLRIDGTELLRQGERFGCFPMVPWCGRIENGQFRTGDVVHQMPLNSGAHAIHGTGRDTSWRVARTSGIEPEGRAAATESRAAFTYDLGEPWPYSGRVTQTFELAEGSLILTMGVETYDSSFPAQAGWHPWFRRNLGNGDVHLDFSPAWQEERGENSLPTGRRIEPVPGPWDDCFGMPDGVDVTLTWPGQLRLRVTSREEWVVVYDEQDEAVCVEPQSGPPNGLNTLPRLVTPLEPLEVSAKWSWQRL is encoded by the coding sequence GTGACTAGCAGCGAGAAGAGCATCCGACTGACAGCCGGCACCGCCGAGTTGACCATCGACCCGGAGAACGGCTGCCGGATCAGCGGTCTGCGGATCGACGGGACGGAACTGCTGCGCCAGGGCGAGCGGTTCGGCTGTTTCCCGATGGTGCCGTGGTGCGGCCGGATCGAGAACGGCCAGTTCCGCACCGGCGACGTCGTGCACCAGATGCCGTTGAACTCCGGCGCGCACGCGATCCACGGCACCGGCCGCGACACCAGCTGGCGGGTCGCCCGCACGAGCGGGATCGAGCCCGAGGGCAGGGCGGCGGCGACGGAGAGCCGGGCCGCGTTCACGTACGACCTGGGCGAGCCCTGGCCGTACAGCGGACGGGTCACCCAGACCTTCGAGCTGGCCGAGGGTTCCCTGATCCTCACGATGGGCGTGGAGACGTACGACTCGTCGTTCCCCGCGCAGGCCGGCTGGCACCCGTGGTTCCGGCGCAACCTCGGCAACGGCGACGTCCACCTCGACTTCAGCCCGGCCTGGCAGGAGGAGCGCGGCGAGAACTCGCTGCCCACCGGCCGCCGCATCGAGCCCGTACCGGGCCCCTGGGACGACTGCTTCGGCATGCCCGACGGCGTCGACGTCACCCTCACCTGGCCGGGGCAGCTGCGGCTGCGGGTCACCAGCCGCGAGGAGTGGGTCGTGGTGTACGACGAGCAGGACGAGGCGGTCTGCGTCGAACCGCAGTCGGGCCCGCCGAACGGGCTGAACACCCTGCCCCGCCTGGTCACCCCGCTGGAGCCGCTCGAAGTGTCGGCGAAGTGGAGCTGGCAGCGGCTCTGA
- the fbaA gene encoding class II fructose-bisphosphate aldolase → MPIATPEVYNEMLDRAKAGKFAYPAINVTSSQTLHAALRGFAEAESDGIIQMSTGGAEFLGGQYNKDMVTGAVALAEFAHIVAAKYDITVALHTDHCPKDKLDTYVRPLLDVSAERVKAGRNPLFQSHMWDGSAETLAHNLEIGAELLAKAAAAKIILEVEITPTGGEEDGVSHEINDSLYTTVDDALRTAEALGLGEKGRYLLAASFGNVHGVYKPGNVVLRPELLKDLQEGVGSKYGKPAGSQPFDFVFHGGSGSSAEEIATALENGVVKMNLDTDTQYAFTRPVVDHVFRNYDGVLKVDGEVGSKKTYDPRTWGKLAEGGMAARVTEACAALRSTGTKIK, encoded by the coding sequence ATGCCCATCGCAACCCCCGAGGTCTACAACGAGATGCTCGACCGGGCGAAGGCAGGCAAGTTCGCCTACCCGGCCATCAACGTCACCTCGTCCCAGACCCTGCACGCTGCGCTGCGCGGCTTCGCGGAGGCCGAGAGCGACGGCATCATCCAGATGTCCACCGGTGGCGCGGAGTTCCTGGGCGGCCAGTACAACAAGGACATGGTGACGGGCGCCGTCGCGCTCGCCGAGTTCGCCCACATCGTCGCCGCGAAGTACGACATCACGGTGGCGCTGCACACGGACCACTGTCCCAAGGACAAGCTCGACACGTACGTCCGCCCGCTGCTCGACGTCTCCGCCGAGCGCGTGAAGGCCGGGCGTAACCCGCTCTTCCAGTCGCACATGTGGGACGGTTCCGCCGAGACGCTCGCCCACAACCTGGAGATCGGCGCGGAGCTGCTGGCCAAGGCCGCCGCCGCCAAGATCATCCTTGAGGTCGAGATCACCCCGACCGGTGGCGAGGAGGACGGCGTCAGCCACGAGATCAACGACTCGCTCTACACCACGGTCGACGACGCGCTCCGTACCGCCGAGGCGCTCGGCCTGGGCGAGAAGGGCCGCTACCTGCTGGCCGCGTCCTTCGGCAACGTGCACGGCGTCTACAAGCCGGGCAACGTCGTGCTCCGCCCCGAGCTGCTCAAGGACCTCCAGGAGGGGGTCGGCTCGAAGTACGGCAAGCCCGCGGGCAGCCAGCCCTTCGACTTCGTCTTCCACGGCGGCTCGGGCTCCTCGGCCGAGGAGATCGCCACCGCGCTGGAGAACGGCGTCGTGAAGATGAACCTCGACACCGACACCCAGTACGCGTTCACGCGGCCCGTCGTGGACCACGTGTTCCGCAACTACGACGGTGTGCTGAAGGTCGACGGCGAGGTCGGCTCGAAGAAGACGTACGACCCCCGCACCTGGGGCAAGCTCGCCGAGGGCGGCATGGCCGCGCGCGTGACCGAGGCGTGCGCCGCGCTGCGCTCCACGGGCACGAAGATCAAGTAG
- a CDS encoding MalY/PatB family protein, which translates to MDIDTDFDTDFDFDTVIDRTGTWSVQWDGVADRFGAAAAHGMLPFTISDMDFASPPVVLDALHRRIAHGVLGYTDWRNEDFLSAVRLWFATRYDTAIDTDRLVYAPSVLNQLSQLLRMWTGPGDGVVVHTPTYDGFLKAIAGLGRELRGAPVGDTAALERQLARPGSKVLLLCSPHNPTGRVWTEGELTEFARLAEVYGVAVISDEIHADFLHVGGVRHLPWTRFGTGRWALITSGSKAFNFPALSGSYGLVGDPGDHAAFVRRMATGEGLESPAVLALIAHIAAYREGGPWLDALNTYVGQNLLLVAERLNSAFPQLDWRPPEAGYLAWIDLRPLGIDDDALQRELVEVEKVAIMRGSTYGAGGDGFVRLNVGCPRAKAERGVDALIRALGRLAS; encoded by the coding sequence GTGGACATCGATACCGACTTCGATACCGACTTCGACTTCGACACCGTCATCGACCGCACCGGCACCTGGTCCGTGCAGTGGGACGGCGTCGCCGACCGCTTCGGCGCGGCGGCGGCCCACGGGATGCTGCCCTTCACCATCTCCGACATGGACTTCGCGTCGCCGCCCGTCGTGCTCGACGCGCTGCACCGCCGTATCGCGCACGGCGTGCTCGGGTACACGGACTGGCGCAACGAGGACTTCCTGTCGGCGGTACGGCTCTGGTTCGCGACCCGGTACGACACCGCGATCGACACGGACCGGCTGGTGTACGCGCCGTCCGTGCTCAACCAGCTCTCGCAGCTCCTGCGGATGTGGACCGGGCCGGGGGACGGGGTGGTGGTCCACACCCCGACGTACGACGGCTTCCTCAAGGCGATAGCGGGGCTCGGGCGCGAGCTGCGCGGGGCGCCGGTCGGCGACACGGCCGCGCTGGAGCGGCAGCTCGCCCGCCCCGGCAGCAAGGTGCTGCTGCTCTGCTCGCCGCACAATCCGACGGGGCGGGTGTGGACGGAGGGCGAGCTGACGGAGTTCGCGCGGCTGGCGGAGGTGTACGGGGTCGCGGTGATCAGCGACGAGATCCACGCGGACTTCCTGCATGTGGGCGGGGTGCGCCACCTGCCCTGGACCCGGTTCGGGACCGGGCGCTGGGCGTTGATCACGTCCGGGTCCAAGGCCTTCAACTTCCCGGCGCTGAGCGGTTCGTACGGACTCGTCGGCGACCCCGGCGACCATGCCGCCTTCGTCCGCCGCATGGCGACCGGCGAGGGGCTCGAATCGCCAGCCGTGCTGGCGCTGATCGCCCACATCGCCGCGTACCGCGAGGGAGGCCCCTGGCTCGACGCCCTCAACACGTACGTCGGACAGAACCTCCTCCTGGTCGCCGAGCGGCTGAACTCCGCCTTTCCCCAGCTCGACTGGCGCCCGCCGGAGGCCGGCTACCTCGCCTGGATCGACCTGCGGCCCCTCGGGATCGACGACGACGCCCTCCAGCGGGAGCTGGTCGAGGTCGAGAAGGTCGCGATCATGCGGGGGTCGACGTACGGGGCCGGTGGCGACGGATTCGTACGGCTCAACGTGGGGTGTCCGCGCGCCAAGGCCGAACGGGGCGTCGACGCGCTGATCCGCGCGCTCGGCAGGCTCGCCTCCTGA
- a CDS encoding YbjN domain-containing protein encodes MSIDPSSIPNFGGPPQPQGAGPAGPVVPDQDLVKQLLEQMELKYVVDDEGDLAAPWEEFRTYFMFRGEDDQQVFSVRTFYDRPHPITDKDKILDAIDDWNRRTLWPKVYSHIHEEGDGPPTIRLIGEAQMLISMGVNLEHFVSSTVSWVRASIEFDKWLLEQFGLEPGDEDPENA; translated from the coding sequence ATGTCTATCGACCCGTCCTCGATTCCGAATTTCGGGGGACCGCCCCAGCCGCAGGGTGCAGGACCGGCGGGCCCCGTCGTCCCCGACCAGGATCTGGTCAAGCAGCTCCTCGAACAGATGGAGCTGAAGTACGTCGTCGACGACGAGGGTGACCTCGCGGCGCCGTGGGAGGAATTCCGCACGTACTTCATGTTCCGCGGCGAGGACGACCAGCAGGTCTTCTCGGTGCGGACGTTCTACGACCGGCCGCACCCGATCACGGACAAGGACAAGATCCTCGACGCGATCGACGACTGGAACCGCCGGACGCTGTGGCCCAAGGTGTACAGCCACATCCACGAGGAGGGTGACGGTCCGCCCACCATCCGCCTCATCGGTGAGGCCCAGATGCTGATCAGCATGGGCGTCAACCTGGAGCACTTCGTGTCGTCCACGGTCAGCTGGGTGCGCGCGTCGATCGAGTTCGACAAGTGGCTCCTGGAGCAGTTCGGCCTCGAGCCGGGCGACGAGGACCCCGAGAACGCCTGA
- the pyrE gene encoding orotate phosphoribosyltransferase, with product MTDVRAELLQQIKDIAVVHGKVTLSSGLEADWYIDLRRITLDGHAAPLVGQVMLETTAELDFDCVGGLTLGADPVATSMLHASAARGKRLDAFVVRKAQKAHGMQRRIEGTDVKGRRCLVVEDTSTTGGSPLTAVEAVREAGGEVVAVAVIVDRGAAATVTEAGLPYLHAYTTADLDLA from the coding sequence ATGACTGACGTACGCGCTGAACTGCTCCAGCAGATCAAGGACATCGCCGTGGTGCACGGCAAAGTGACCCTCTCCTCGGGTCTGGAGGCCGACTGGTACATCGACCTGCGCCGGATCACGCTGGACGGTCACGCCGCGCCGCTGGTCGGCCAGGTCATGCTGGAGACCACCGCCGAGCTGGACTTCGACTGCGTGGGCGGGCTGACCCTCGGCGCCGACCCGGTGGCGACGTCGATGCTGCACGCCTCCGCCGCGCGCGGGAAGCGGCTGGACGCGTTCGTCGTGCGCAAGGCGCAGAAGGCGCACGGCATGCAGCGCCGGATCGAGGGCACGGACGTCAAGGGCCGCCGCTGCCTGGTGGTCGAGGACACGTCCACCACCGGCGGGTCGCCGCTGACCGCCGTCGAAGCGGTACGGGAGGCCGGCGGCGAGGTCGTCGCGGTCGCCGTCATCGTGGACCGGGGCGCGGCGGCGACCGTGACGGAGGCGGGGCTCCCGTACCTCCACGCGTACACGACGGCGGATCTCGACCTGGCCTGA
- a CDS encoding DUF2617 family protein, giving the protein MLTTLNTAYTDTRAADLAWALGREPLPALAVLDLELSGTTLQLRLLGASHQVLVEEERGTCSETVACIPGSSTPLPLGVSERLGEWEYEFAARVETLSPGKFAARAQELLALVTDHPNGLAGTFPGSPHAFTAMVAHREKGQLGWRTWHAYPQEGRLVVTRTRIGVRMPATL; this is encoded by the coding sequence ATGCTCACGACCCTCAATACCGCCTACACCGACACCCGTGCCGCCGATCTGGCCTGGGCGTTGGGCCGGGAGCCGCTTCCCGCCCTGGCCGTCCTCGACCTCGAACTGTCCGGTACGACATTGCAGCTGAGGCTTCTCGGCGCCTCCCACCAAGTGCTCGTGGAGGAGGAGCGGGGCACCTGCTCCGAGACCGTGGCCTGCATCCCCGGCAGCAGCACACCGCTGCCGCTCGGCGTCTCGGAGCGCCTCGGGGAGTGGGAGTACGAGTTCGCCGCGCGCGTGGAGACGCTCTCGCCCGGCAAGTTCGCGGCCCGCGCGCAGGAGTTGCTCGCGCTGGTCACCGACCATCCGAACGGGCTGGCCGGGACGTTCCCCGGCTCCCCGCACGCCTTCACCGCGATGGTCGCGCACCGCGAGAAGGGACAGCTGGGCTGGCGCACCTGGCACGCCTACCCGCAGGAGGGCCGGCTGGTCGTGACACGGACCCGGATCGGGGTCCGTATGCCCGCCACGCTGTAG
- a CDS encoding aminotransferase class I/II-fold pyridoxal phosphate-dependent enzyme yields MGTSIFTEMTELARTTGAINLGQGVPELPSPPALLRDVADAVLAGHNQYPPAVGFPALREAVAAHQLRRYGVAYDPVGEVLVTTGATEALAAAVLAFCDPGDEVVAFDPCYDAYAADARLAGATLVPVPLALDGDHFALDADALRAALSPRTRVLILNTPHNPTGKVFTPAELAEVADVCRTYDLTVITDEVYEHLVYEDGVRHLAVAALPGMRERTVVVSSAGKTFNTTGWKIGWVCGPAPLVAAVGAAKQFLTYASGTPYQVALARALGSVEEWAAGLRGTLRAHRDLLGTGLAAAGLRPFRADAGYFVQADVRPAGYGNGVDFCRELPGRVGVVAIPTSAFYVGSDAPTWLVRFSFCKEASVLEEAVRRLAALAR; encoded by the coding sequence ATGGGGACGTCGATCTTCACCGAGATGACCGAGCTGGCCCGTACCACCGGGGCGATCAACCTCGGCCAGGGCGTCCCGGAGCTGCCCAGCCCGCCCGCGCTCCTGCGCGACGTCGCGGACGCCGTGCTCGCCGGCCACAACCAGTACCCGCCCGCCGTCGGCTTCCCCGCGCTGCGCGAGGCCGTCGCCGCGCACCAGCTGCGGCGGTACGGCGTGGCGTACGACCCGGTCGGCGAGGTGCTCGTGACGACCGGGGCGACCGAGGCGCTCGCCGCGGCGGTGCTGGCCTTCTGTGACCCGGGGGACGAGGTCGTCGCCTTCGACCCCTGCTACGACGCGTACGCCGCGGACGCCCGGCTCGCGGGCGCCACCCTCGTCCCGGTCCCGCTCGCCCTCGACGGCGACCACTTCGCGCTGGACGCCGACGCGCTGCGCGCCGCGCTCTCCCCCCGGACGCGCGTCCTGATCCTGAACACCCCGCACAACCCCACCGGCAAGGTCTTCACCCCGGCGGAACTGGCCGAGGTCGCGGACGTGTGCCGTACGTACGACCTGACGGTGATCACGGACGAGGTGTACGAGCACCTTGTGTACGAGGACGGCGTCCGCCACCTCGCCGTCGCCGCGCTGCCCGGGATGCGGGAGCGGACGGTGGTCGTCTCGTCGGCCGGCAAGACCTTCAACACGACGGGCTGGAAGATCGGTTGGGTCTGCGGGCCGGCCCCGCTGGTGGCCGCGGTGGGCGCGGCCAAGCAGTTCCTGACGTACGCCTCGGGCACGCCGTACCAGGTGGCGCTGGCCCGCGCGCTCGGCTCGGTGGAGGAGTGGGCCGCCGGACTGCGCGGCACCCTGCGCGCGCACCGGGACCTGCTGGGCACCGGCCTGGCGGCGGCCGGGCTGCGGCCCTTCCGCGCGGACGCGGGCTACTTCGTCCAGGCCGACGTGCGCCCGGCGGGGTACGGCAACGGCGTGGACTTCTGCCGCGAACTGCCGGGGCGCGTGGGCGTGGTGGCCATCCCGACCTCGGCGTTCTACGTGGGGTCGGACGCGCCGACGTGGCTGGTGCGGTTCTCGTTCTGCAAGGAGGCGAGTGTGTTGGAGGAGGCGGTGCGGCGGCTGGCGGCGCTCGCCCGCTGA
- a CDS encoding polyamine aminopropyltransferase, with protein sequence MIEQSVSSPPQGGPPHGGPPPGGPPEGGARLPVRPDAGRFLILAVVFVCAACGLVYELELVALASYLIGDSVTQASVVLSVMVFAMGIGSLLAKRLRPWAAVGFGLVEAALALLGGCSALVLYASFAWVGESRFALVGFSLAIGVLIGAEIPLLMTLIQRVSRQDAGGTVADLFAADYVGALVGGLAFPFLLLPWLGQLTGALLTGAVNALAGGALVLWVFRRDLTPRSRLLLVFVNVLVLAVLAAAAVLVDDFERAARRAVYGDGVRVAVHTEVQEVVLTGGRGEPLDLYLDGRLRVSERDEYRYHEALVHPAMRGPHGRVLVLGGGDGLAAREVLRYGDVRSVTVVELDPGVVRLARTDPALSALNGHAYDDPRVRAVTADAFAWLRGVRGPDRSDGVRGDEDADDGTYDVIVSDLPNPGITASTKLYSEEFYGLARGALAPGGRLAVHAGSPTAQPRTYWTVDATLRAAGFGTTPYRAEGRLTRFTAGPDRVRGGPPATGDWGLVLAAPGRPPALGLAADAPRLRSLTLPELASDAREAADSRRADLPPSTLVHPRYGG encoded by the coding sequence ATGATCGAGCAGTCCGTCTCCTCGCCACCGCAGGGTGGACCGCCTCACGGTGGGCCTCCCCCAGGTGGACCGCCCGAGGGCGGGGCGCGGCTGCCCGTTCGGCCGGACGCCGGCCGCTTCCTGATCCTCGCGGTGGTCTTCGTGTGCGCCGCGTGTGGACTGGTGTACGAGCTGGAGCTGGTCGCGCTCGCGTCGTACCTGATCGGTGACTCCGTCACGCAGGCGTCCGTCGTGCTGTCGGTGATGGTCTTCGCGATGGGCATCGGTTCGCTGCTCGCCAAGCGGCTGCGGCCCTGGGCGGCGGTCGGATTCGGGCTGGTGGAGGCGGCGTTGGCGCTGCTGGGGGGCTGCTCGGCGCTGGTGCTGTACGCGAGTTTCGCGTGGGTGGGGGAGTCGCGGTTCGCGCTGGTCGGCTTCTCGCTCGCCATCGGGGTGCTGATCGGCGCGGAGATCCCGCTGCTCATGACGCTGATCCAGCGGGTGTCCCGGCAGGACGCGGGCGGGACGGTCGCGGACCTGTTCGCCGCCGACTACGTGGGCGCGCTGGTCGGCGGGCTCGCCTTCCCGTTCCTGCTGCTGCCGTGGCTGGGGCAGTTGACCGGGGCGCTGCTGACGGGCGCGGTCAACGCGCTGGCGGGCGGGGCGCTCGTCCTGTGGGTGTTCCGCCGGGACCTGACGCCGCGTTCCCGGCTGTTGCTGGTGTTCGTCAACGTGCTGGTGCTGGCCGTGCTGGCGGCCGCCGCGGTGCTGGTGGACGACTTCGAGCGGGCGGCGCGGCGGGCGGTGTACGGGGACGGGGTGCGGGTCGCGGTGCACACGGAGGTCCAGGAGGTGGTGCTCACGGGCGGGCGCGGCGAACCGCTCGACCTGTACCTGGACGGGCGGCTGCGGGTCAGCGAGCGGGACGAGTACCGCTACCACGAGGCGCTCGTGCACCCCGCGATGCGCGGGCCGCACGGGCGGGTGCTGGTCCTGGGGGGTGGGGACGGGCTGGCCGCGCGGGAGGTGCTCCGGTACGGGGACGTCCGCTCCGTCACGGTCGTGGAGCTGGACCCCGGGGTGGTCCGGCTGGCCCGCACGGACCCGGCGCTGTCGGCGCTGAACGGGCACGCGTACGACGACCCCCGGGTGCGGGCGGTGACGGCGGACGCGTTCGCGTGGCTGCGGGGGGTGCGGGGGCCGGATCGGTCGGACGGGGTGCGGGGGGACGAGGACGCGGACGACGGCACGTACGACGTGATCGTCTCGGACCTGCCGAACCCGGGCATCACGGCGAGCACGAAGCTGTACTCGGAGGAGTTCTACGGCCTCGCGCGCGGGGCGCTCGCCCCCGGCGGGCGGCTGGCGGTGCACGCGGGCTCGCCGACGGCGCAGCCGCGTACGTACTGGACGGTCGACGCGACGCTCCGGGCGGCCGGGTTCGGCACGACCCCGTACCGCGCGGAGGGCCGCCTCACCCGCTTCACGGCGGGCCCCGACCGCGTCCGGGGCGGTCCCCCGGCGACGGGCGACTGGGGCCTGGTCCTGGCCGCGCCCGGCCGGCCGCCCGCCCTCGGCCTGGCGGCGGACGCGCCCCGCCTGCGCTCCCTGACGCTGCCGGAGCTGGCGTCGGACGCCCGGGAGGCCGCCGACTCCCGCCGGGCGGACCTGCCGCCGTCGACGCTGGTGCATCCGCGGTACGGGGGGTGA
- a CDS encoding SRPBCC domain-containing protein, which translates to MEHEVFVPVTAETLRQTLRDPVRVARCVPGLQQDADAAAGALAGRLKFRAGGHTITYRGALTLAEGADGVFTVGAEGTEARGTGSAKLTLTLRLTDTAEGTTLAFTGGARAEGRLAELPPEAATAAAHRLLDRFATRLAEEAVAPETPEGPGAPGSGGKAARRDRPAPPPSADRAADALAPVEDAADAEDVENADDVEDPDADAGSGFGASVPPSALDGPPDGPLVPLDGETTAGEGDFLIPDEPPAEAAHARRTMIGRSAEEVDHAPPRGRYAPVPAPEAAGPGATLRWIAPAAALALASAVVVGRVLRRRK; encoded by the coding sequence ATGGAGCATGAGGTGTTCGTTCCGGTGACGGCAGAGACCCTCCGGCAGACGCTGCGGGACCCCGTCCGGGTCGCCCGCTGCGTGCCGGGACTCCAGCAGGACGCGGACGCCGCCGCGGGCGCGCTCGCCGGGCGGCTGAAGTTCCGGGCCGGCGGCCACACCATCACGTACCGGGGCGCGCTGACCCTGGCCGAGGGCGCGGACGGGGTCTTCACCGTCGGGGCCGAGGGCACGGAGGCCCGCGGTACGGGCTCCGCCAAGCTGACGCTCACGCTGCGGCTGACCGACACGGCGGAGGGCACGACGCTCGCCTTCACCGGCGGCGCCCGCGCCGAGGGCCGCCTCGCCGAGCTGCCCCCGGAGGCGGCCACGGCGGCCGCGCACCGGCTGCTGGACCGGTTCGCCACCCGATTGGCGGAAGAGGCCGTGGCGCCGGAGACGCCCGAAGGGCCGGGGGCGCCGGGGTCCGGTGGGAAGGCCGCGCGCCGCGACAGGCCCGCGCCCCCGCCGTCCGCCGACCGGGCGGCCGACGCGCTGGCGCCGGTGGAGGACGCGGCGGACGCGGAGGATGTCGAGAACGCGGATGACGTCGAGGACCCCGATGCCGACGCCGGCAGCGGGTTCGGTGCCTCCGTACCCCCGTCCGCGCTGGACGGCCCGCCCGACGGGCCCCTCGTGCCCCTCGACGGGGAGACCACCGCCGGCGAAGGGGACTTCCTGATCCCCGACGAACCCCCCGCCGAGGCCGCCCACGCCCGCCGCACCATGATCGGCCGCAGCGCCGAGGAGGTCGACCACGCGCCCCCGCGCGGCCGGTACGCCCCCGTCCCCGCCCCGGAGGCCGCCGGGCCGGGTGCCACGCTCCGGTGGATCGCGCCCGCCGCCGCCCTCGCCCTCGCGTCCGCGGTGGTCGTCGGGCGCGTCCTGCGGCGCCGCAAGTAG